Proteins co-encoded in one Xanthomonas campestris pv. badrii genomic window:
- a CDS encoding FHA domain-containing protein: MRDLQVHFTHRQQPDHSLKPGVHRIVRHASGSVRVVADAQGALLLAQFCLDQRGLWLQVANGIRGIHVNGRPVRRMALLRPGDAIYADGVEMLLRSAPSSAPSNDLPPDDAGLGEVCLLLRGLGGRHHGRSFTLDRPRLVGSDPAADIVIDDPAFTAQHARLERHGDRVLIRDLGSEEGSWINGVQVRDGWLQAGDQVVFDARHRFVVEVPRIHHGTTWDIPDSEPPLPPRAVAEPVRAPMKVARWPWLLLSAVLLAAALSALLWFGAR, translated from the coding sequence GTGCGCGACCTGCAAGTTCATTTCACCCACCGGCAGCAGCCGGATCATTCCCTCAAGCCCGGTGTCCACCGGATCGTACGGCATGCCTCCGGCAGCGTGCGGGTGGTGGCCGATGCGCAGGGGGCGCTGCTGTTGGCGCAGTTCTGCCTGGACCAGCGTGGCCTGTGGCTGCAGGTGGCCAATGGCATCCGCGGGATCCACGTCAACGGACGCCCGGTGCGTCGCATGGCCTTGCTGCGGCCCGGCGATGCGATCTACGCCGACGGCGTGGAGATGCTGCTGCGCAGTGCGCCCTCCAGTGCGCCATCCAACGATCTGCCGCCCGACGATGCCGGCCTGGGCGAGGTCTGCCTGCTGCTGCGTGGGTTGGGCGGGCGCCATCACGGGCGCAGCTTCACCCTGGATCGCCCACGCCTGGTCGGCAGCGACCCGGCCGCGGACATCGTCATCGACGATCCGGCCTTCACCGCCCAGCACGCGCGCCTGGAGCGCCACGGCGACCGCGTGCTGATCCGCGATCTGGGTTCGGAAGAGGGCAGCTGGATCAACGGCGTGCAGGTGCGCGATGGCTGGCTGCAGGCCGGCGACCAGGTGGTGTTCGACGCCCGCCACCGGTTCGTGGTGGAAGTGCCGCGCATCCATCACGGCACCACATGGGATATCCCCGATTCCGAGCCGCCCCTGCCACCGCGCGCAGTGGCCGAACCGGTGCGTGCGCCGATGAAGGTCGCCCGCTGGCCGTGGCTGCTGCTCAGCGCGGTGCTGCTGGCGGCGGCACTGAGCGCCTTGCTGTGGTTCGGCGCGCGCTGA
- the msrQ gene encoding protein-methionine-sulfoxide reductase heme-binding subunit MsrQ, producing MAKTSAPLIAAKTLVHVAALAPIALLAWQFWQVWQSGSDALGADPVAEIEHRTGLWALRFLLITLAITPLRQLTGQAVVIRFRRMLGLYAFFYASVHLAAYLSLDLRGFWTQIFEEILKRPYITVGFAAWLLLLPLAITSTQGWMRRLKRNWGRLHQLIYPIGVLAVLHFWWLVKSDIREPALYAGILAALLGWRVWKKLSARRTTARRSVPPPAAPR from the coding sequence ATGGCCAAGACCTCCGCACCCCTGATCGCCGCCAAGACCCTGGTGCATGTCGCCGCGCTGGCGCCGATCGCCTTGCTCGCTTGGCAGTTCTGGCAGGTGTGGCAGAGCGGTAGCGACGCGCTGGGCGCCGATCCGGTGGCCGAGATCGAGCATCGCACCGGGCTGTGGGCGCTGCGTTTTCTGTTGATCACTTTGGCAATCACACCGCTGCGCCAGCTCACCGGCCAGGCGGTAGTGATCCGCTTCCGGCGCATGCTGGGGCTGTATGCGTTCTTCTATGCCAGCGTGCATCTGGCGGCGTATCTCAGCCTGGACCTGCGCGGCTTCTGGACGCAGATCTTCGAAGAGATCCTCAAGCGTCCCTACATCACGGTGGGCTTTGCGGCATGGCTGTTGTTGCTGCCGCTGGCGATCACCTCCACCCAGGGCTGGATGCGCCGGCTCAAGCGCAACTGGGGCCGGCTGCACCAGCTGATCTACCCGATCGGGGTGCTGGCGGTGCTGCACTTCTGGTGGCTGGTGAAGTCCGATATCCGCGAGCCGGCGCTGTATGCCGGCATTCTCGCCGCCCTGCTGGGCTGGCGGGTCTGGAAAAAACTCAGCGCGCGCCGAACCACAGCAAGGCGCTCAGTGCCGCCGCCAGCAGCACCGCGCTGA
- the msrP gene encoding protein-methionine-sulfoxide reductase catalytic subunit MsrP has product MSFRDAFKLPASQITDESVYRERRRLLQLLALTPAIGVAGCAEADPPPPPKTVVTPAQARSGFRTAEELTKLEDITSYNNFYEFGTDKTDPSKAAKTLKLSPWSVKVGGECEKPGSLSLDELLKGIASEERIYRLRCVEGWSMVIPWTGVPLGEVLKRFAPTSKAKYVAFTTLADPQQMPGVRYRSINWPYREGLRIDEAMHPLTLLATGLYGKPLPQQNGAPLRLVVPWKYGFKSIKSIVEIRFVETMPETAWHDLQPSEYGFFSNVNPAVDHPRWSQKTERRIAGTASKLFAERIATKPFNGYADQVASLYAGMDLKKWF; this is encoded by the coding sequence ATGTCGTTTCGCGATGCCTTCAAACTGCCCGCCAGCCAGATCACCGATGAGTCCGTTTACCGCGAGCGGCGTCGGCTGCTGCAGCTGTTGGCATTGACCCCGGCAATCGGCGTGGCCGGTTGCGCAGAAGCCGACCCGCCGCCGCCACCCAAGACCGTGGTGACCCCGGCGCAGGCGCGCAGCGGCTTCCGCACCGCCGAAGAACTGACCAAGCTGGAGGACATCACCAGCTACAACAACTTCTACGAGTTCGGCACCGACAAGACCGACCCGTCGAAGGCGGCCAAGACGCTCAAGCTGTCGCCGTGGTCGGTGAAGGTGGGCGGCGAATGCGAAAAGCCCGGCAGCCTGTCGCTGGATGAGCTGCTCAAGGGCATCGCGTCGGAAGAGCGCATCTACCGGCTGCGCTGCGTGGAAGGCTGGTCGATGGTGATCCCGTGGACGGGCGTGCCGCTGGGCGAGGTGCTCAAGCGTTTTGCGCCGACCTCCAAGGCCAAGTACGTGGCCTTCACCACGCTGGCCGACCCGCAGCAGATGCCGGGCGTGCGCTACCGTTCGATCAACTGGCCGTATCGCGAAGGCCTGCGGATCGACGAGGCGATGCATCCGCTGACCCTGTTGGCCACCGGCCTGTACGGCAAGCCGCTGCCGCAGCAGAACGGTGCGCCGCTGCGGTTGGTGGTGCCGTGGAAATACGGCTTCAAGAGCATCAAGTCGATCGTGGAAATCCGCTTCGTCGAGACGATGCCCGAAACCGCCTGGCACGATCTGCAGCCGTCTGAATATGGGTTCTTTTCCAACGTCAACCCGGCCGTGGATCACCCGCGCTGGAGCCAGAAGACCGAGCGCCGCATCGCCGGCACCGCCAGCAAGCTGTTTGCCGAGCGGATTGCGACCAAGCCGTTCAATGGCTACGCCGATCAGGTCGCCTCGCTGTATGCGGGGATGGACCTGAAGAAGTGGTTCTAG
- the serC gene encoding 3-phosphoserine/phosphohydroxythreonine transaminase — translation MTRAFNFSAGPATLPESVLRQAQAEMVEWNGVGASIVEISHRSADFMAVAAAAEADVRSLLSIPDDYAVLFTAGGATTIQALLPLNFAAPGQAADYVISGHWGKTAIKQAAPYVDARIAADAQADGFIDIPPVASWTLSPHSAYVHITANETIHGVEFRDIPAVGTLPLFADFSSSIASEPLDISRYGLIYAGAQKNLGPVGISVVIVRRDLLERAGQPRADIFNYASHLARDSMLNTPPTWNWYLLGLTVKWMLEQGGVEEFARRNAEKAALVYGAIDRSGGFYRNLVKPAVRSRMNIPFFLPDEQLDALFVSESKAAGLLALKGHKAVGGIRASLYNAMPVAGAQALATFMHDFQQRHG, via the coding sequence ATGACTCGCGCGTTCAATTTCAGTGCCGGCCCTGCGACATTGCCGGAATCGGTCCTGCGCCAGGCGCAGGCGGAGATGGTCGAGTGGAATGGCGTGGGCGCCTCGATCGTGGAAATCAGCCACCGCAGCGCCGATTTCATGGCTGTGGCCGCTGCCGCCGAAGCCGATGTGCGCAGTTTGTTGTCGATTCCCGACGACTACGCAGTGCTGTTCACCGCCGGTGGCGCCACCACCATCCAGGCGCTGCTGCCGCTGAACTTCGCCGCGCCGGGCCAGGCTGCCGACTACGTGATCAGCGGGCACTGGGGCAAGACTGCGATCAAGCAGGCGGCGCCGTACGTGGATGCGCGCATCGCCGCCGATGCGCAGGCCGACGGCTTCATCGACATCCCGCCGGTGGCCAGCTGGACCCTGTCGCCGCATTCGGCCTATGTGCACATCACCGCCAACGAGACCATCCACGGCGTCGAATTCCGCGATATTCCGGCGGTGGGGACGCTGCCGCTGTTTGCCGACTTCAGTTCCTCCATCGCCTCCGAGCCGCTGGATATCTCGCGCTACGGGCTGATCTATGCCGGTGCGCAGAAGAATCTGGGGCCGGTCGGGATCTCGGTGGTGATCGTGCGGCGCGACTTGCTGGAACGCGCCGGCCAGCCGCGCGCGGACATCTTCAACTACGCCTCGCACCTGGCGCGCGACTCGATGCTCAACACGCCGCCGACCTGGAACTGGTATCTGCTCGGGCTGACCGTAAAGTGGATGCTGGAGCAGGGCGGGGTGGAGGAATTTGCGCGGCGCAATGCGGAAAAAGCCGCGTTGGTGTACGGCGCCATCGATCGCTCCGGCGGCTTCTATCGCAACCTGGTCAAGCCGGCAGTGCGCTCGCGCATGAACATCCCGTTCTTCCTGCCCGATGAACAGCTGGATGCGCTATTTGTCAGCGAATCCAAGGCCGCCGGCCTGCTTGCATTGAAGGGCCACAAGGCGGTGGGCGGTATCCGCGCCTCGCTCTACAACGCCATGCCGGTGGCCGGTGCGCAGGCGCTGGCGACCTTCATGCACGACTTCCAGCAGCGTCACGGCTGA
- the pheA gene encoding prephenate dehydratase, with translation MASRSSKSTPAAGSKRTPAKAAGEAAASAPVAKPAGRHAKSAGKQAKSAGKPVTAAPVLADVRAKIDEIDRNIQALIAERANFAHQVGKAKGKLAAAVDYYRPEREAQVLRMVVDRNEGPLSDEVLVHVYREIMSACLAQQEPLKIGYLGPEGTFSQQAVLKHFGRSAVGLPMATIEEVFQEVEAGNADFGVVPVENSGQGTIQVTLDMFLTSNLKICGEVELRVHQYLLSRNGRLEDIERIYAHSQSFAQTAGWLRSHLPKVEKIAVSSNAEGARRARNAEDAAAIGGESAAHVYGLKKVIMKSIEDDDDNTTRFLVIGRQIFPSSGHDRTSVLVFIHDKPGALFDVLSPFARHGISMSRIESRPSHQAKWEYGFFIDLVGHVEDEAMKQALAELEAHSAQIKVLGSYPVAIP, from the coding sequence ATGGCATCCAGATCCAGCAAATCCACGCCCGCCGCCGGCAGCAAGCGTACACCGGCGAAAGCTGCCGGCGAGGCCGCCGCGAGCGCGCCGGTTGCCAAGCCGGCGGGCAGACACGCCAAGTCGGCAGGCAAACAGGCCAAGTCGGCCGGCAAGCCGGTCACCGCGGCACCGGTACTGGCCGATGTGCGCGCCAAGATCGACGAGATCGATCGCAACATCCAGGCGCTGATCGCCGAGCGCGCCAACTTCGCCCATCAGGTCGGCAAGGCCAAGGGCAAACTGGCCGCGGCGGTGGACTACTACCGCCCCGAGCGCGAAGCGCAGGTGCTGCGCATGGTGGTGGACCGCAACGAAGGCCCGCTCAGCGATGAAGTGCTGGTGCACGTGTACCGCGAAATCATGTCCGCGTGCCTGGCCCAGCAGGAACCGTTGAAGATCGGCTACCTGGGGCCGGAAGGCACCTTCAGCCAGCAGGCGGTGCTCAAGCACTTCGGGCGCTCGGCGGTGGGCTTGCCGATGGCAACCATCGAAGAAGTGTTCCAGGAAGTGGAAGCCGGCAACGCCGATTTCGGCGTGGTGCCGGTGGAAAATTCCGGCCAGGGCACCATCCAGGTCACCCTGGACATGTTCCTGACCTCCAACCTCAAGATCTGCGGCGAAGTCGAACTACGCGTGCATCAGTACCTGCTCTCGCGCAACGGCCGGCTGGAAGATATCGAACGCATCTACGCGCATTCGCAATCCTTCGCGCAGACCGCCGGCTGGCTGCGTTCGCACCTGCCCAAGGTGGAAAAGATCGCGGTCTCCAGCAATGCCGAAGGCGCGCGCCGCGCACGCAATGCGGAAGACGCGGCAGCCATCGGCGGCGAGAGCGCCGCGCATGTGTATGGCCTGAAGAAGGTCATCATGAAGTCGATCGAGGACGACGATGACAACACCACACGCTTCCTGGTGATCGGCCGGCAGATCTTCCCTTCGTCCGGGCACGACCGCACCTCGGTGCTGGTGTTCATCCACGACAAGCCGGGCGCATTGTTCGACGTGCTCAGCCCGTTCGCGCGCCATGGCATCAGCATGAGCCGCATCGAGTCGCGGCCCTCGCACCAGGCCAAGTGGGAATACGGCTTCTTCATCGATCTGGTCGGCCATGTGGAAGACGAGGCGATGAAGCAGGCGCTGGCCGAGCTGGAAGCGCATTCGGCACAGATCAAGGTACTGGGGTCGTATCCGGTGGCCATTCCCTGA
- the aroA gene encoding 3-phosphoshikimate 1-carboxyvinyltransferase, translated as MSSSTQHWIAQQGSALRGTLAIPGDKSVSHRAVMFAALADGVSQIDGFLEGEDTRSTAAIFARLGVRIETPSASRRIVHGVGVDGLQAPSEALDCGNAGTGMRLLAGLLAAQRFDSVLVGDESLSRRPMRRVTGPLAHMGAKIQTQDDGTPPLQVQGGQALHGIDFVSPVASAQVKSAVLLAGLYAQGETAVSEPHPTRDYTERMLSAFGVEIDFSPGKARLRGGQRLRATDIAVPADFSSAAFFIVAASIVPGSDVVLRAVGLNPRRTGLLAALRLMGADISEENHAEHGGEPVADLRVRYAPLRGAQIPEALVPDMIDEFPALFVAAAAASGQTVVTGAAELRVKESDRLAAMATGLRTLGVQVDETPDGATIHGGAIGSGVIESHGDHRIAMAFAIAGQLSTGKVQINDVANVATSFPDFDTLAQGAGFGLSAAR; from the coding sequence ATGAGCAGCAGCACCCAGCACTGGATCGCGCAGCAAGGCAGCGCCTTGCGCGGCACCCTGGCCATTCCCGGCGACAAGTCGGTCTCGCATCGGGCGGTGATGTTCGCCGCACTCGCCGATGGCGTGTCGCAGATCGACGGCTTTCTGGAAGGCGAAGATACCCGTTCCACCGCGGCGATCTTCGCCAGGCTGGGCGTGCGCATCGAAACGCCATCGGCGTCGCGGCGCATCGTGCATGGCGTGGGCGTGGACGGGCTGCAGGCGCCCAGCGAGGCGCTGGACTGCGGCAATGCCGGCACCGGCATGCGGCTGCTGGCCGGCCTGCTGGCGGCGCAACGCTTCGACAGCGTGCTGGTGGGCGACGAATCCCTGTCCAGGCGGCCGATGCGGCGCGTGACCGGCCCGCTGGCGCACATGGGCGCGAAGATCCAGACCCAGGACGATGGCACGCCGCCGTTGCAGGTGCAGGGCGGGCAGGCACTGCACGGCATCGACTTCGTCTCGCCGGTGGCCAGTGCCCAGGTCAAATCGGCGGTGCTGCTGGCCGGTCTCTATGCGCAGGGCGAAACTGCGGTGAGCGAGCCGCATCCCACCCGCGATTACACCGAACGCATGCTGTCGGCATTTGGCGTGGAGATCGACTTTTCGCCCGGCAAGGCGCGCCTGCGGGGCGGCCAGCGCCTGCGTGCCACCGACATCGCGGTGCCGGCAGATTTTTCCTCGGCGGCATTCTTCATCGTCGCCGCCAGCATCGTTCCCGGCTCGGACGTGGTGTTGCGTGCGGTAGGCCTGAATCCACGCCGCACCGGGCTGCTGGCAGCGCTGCGCCTGATGGGCGCGGACATCAGCGAGGAAAACCATGCCGAACATGGCGGCGAGCCGGTGGCTGACCTGCGCGTGCGGTATGCACCGCTGCGTGGCGCGCAGATTCCCGAAGCGCTGGTGCCGGACATGATCGACGAGTTTCCCGCGCTCTTCGTGGCGGCGGCTGCAGCCTCCGGACAGACCGTGGTCACTGGCGCGGCCGAACTGCGGGTCAAGGAATCGGACCGCCTGGCCGCAATGGCGACCGGACTGCGCACGCTGGGCGTGCAGGTGGACGAAACGCCCGATGGCGCCACCATCCACGGCGGGGCCATCGGCAGCGGCGTGATCGAAAGTCATGGCGACCACCGCATTGCGATGGCATTTGCCATCGCCGGGCAGCTGTCTACCGGCAAGGTGCAGATCAACGATGTGGCGAACGTGGCCACCTCGTTTCCGGATTTCGACACCCTGGCGCAGGGCGCCGGCTTCGGCCTCAGCGCTGCGCGCTGA
- a CDS encoding energy transducer TonB: MSITSNPSTHGPALPGAAKTRRQDTENDGASPWLWATLVAVLVVIPTWWWARHSDESFATDTAPAPAASRQILPSAEGPRAMTMVAHQPMRAPVSSKEAIPLPGNALPAYPAELARAGLEGSRTARLQLDVQGHVREVSIVQRDGSSDPRLDAAVVRSLQQWRFEPATRDGHAVASTVQVPVEFSAQR, encoded by the coding sequence ATGTCCATTACCTCGAATCCTTCAACCCACGGTCCGGCCTTGCCAGGTGCTGCAAAGACGCGCAGGCAGGACACCGAGAACGACGGTGCCTCGCCCTGGTTATGGGCGACCCTGGTTGCCGTGCTGGTGGTGATCCCGACCTGGTGGTGGGCGCGCCACAGCGACGAATCGTTCGCCACCGACACGGCCCCTGCTCCGGCGGCCAGCCGGCAGATCCTGCCCAGCGCCGAGGGCCCGCGTGCGATGACCATGGTGGCGCATCAGCCGATGCGTGCACCGGTCAGCAGCAAGGAGGCCATCCCGCTGCCAGGCAATGCCCTGCCCGCCTACCCGGCTGAGCTGGCCCGTGCCGGGCTCGAAGGCAGCCGGACTGCGCGGCTGCAGCTGGATGTGCAAGGGCACGTGCGTGAGGTGAGCATCGTCCAGCGCGACGGTAGCAGCGACCCCCGCCTGGATGCGGCGGTGGTGCGCAGCTTGCAGCAATGGCGCTTCGAGCCCGCCACACGCGACGGGCATGCCGTGGCCAGCACCGTGCAGGTGCCGGTGGAGTTCAGCGCGCAGCGCTGA
- a CDS encoding energy transducer TonB, with protein MPAPRPASDRQIVLRLPRHTLKIAGIAFGAGLLLFLLVWATGRKDDFYKPSPTQASANATATEDTLQPLPAPLPAQDSASDMPQAKPQEDTPTLVETAPTPPPAPTPLPEDAAPGAPGAAAPSAPMAGGNRPVPMQGQMPPPRYPSAALRRGDAGDVVVRVDVDAAGNPGGVTLVQRSGSRDLDRAAMEAVRHWRFHPAQSNGQPVAGSLDIPFEFKPAQ; from the coding sequence ATGCCCGCGCCCCGCCCTGCGTCAGATCGCCAGATCGTCCTGCGCCTACCCCGCCACACCCTGAAAATTGCCGGCATTGCCTTCGGCGCCGGCCTGCTGCTGTTCCTGCTGGTCTGGGCCACCGGCCGCAAGGACGACTTCTACAAGCCCTCGCCCACCCAGGCCAGCGCCAACGCGACCGCCACGGAGGACACGCTGCAGCCGCTGCCTGCACCACTGCCGGCGCAGGACAGCGCCAGCGACATGCCGCAGGCCAAGCCGCAGGAAGACACCCCCACCCTGGTGGAAACCGCGCCAACGCCCCCGCCAGCACCTACCCCCTTGCCTGAAGACGCTGCTCCCGGAGCGCCGGGCGCGGCAGCGCCTTCTGCACCGATGGCCGGCGGCAACCGCCCGGTTCCGATGCAGGGCCAGATGCCGCCGCCGCGCTACCCCTCGGCGGCCCTGCGCCGCGGCGACGCTGGCGACGTGGTGGTGCGCGTGGATGTGGACGCGGCCGGCAATCCGGGCGGGGTCACCCTGGTGCAGCGCAGCGGCTCGCGCGACCTGGACCGCGCGGCGATGGAGGCGGTGCGGCACTGGCGCTTCCATCCGGCGCAGAGCAACGGCCAGCCGGTGGCCGGCAGCCTGGACATCCCCTTCGAGTTCAAGCCGGCGCAGTAA
- the serS gene encoding serine--tRNA ligase — MLDPALLRQHPADLAERLRSTRSFSLDTAELESLESERKRIQVRTQELQSLRNSKSKAIGQAKAKGEDVAALMAEVAGFGDELKASEEALDRIRAKLESIALGLPNLPADDVPHGKDEADNVEQSRWGTPRNFDFAVKDHVELGAPHGWLDGETAAKLSGARFTVLRGPIARLHRALAQFMLDLHVGAHGYEETNVPLLVNADSLRGTGQLPKFEEDLFQTEVGDSRRYLIPTSEVPLTNIVRDEIIDAERLPLRMTAHSLCFRAEAGSGGRDTRGMIRQHQFEKVELVTACAPEDSDAEHQRMTRCAEVVLERLGLPYRKVLLCTGDMGFSAIKTYDLEVWLPSQNTYREISSCSNCGDFQARRMQSRWRNPASGKPELLHTLNGSGTAVGRAMIAVMENYQNADGSIDVPQVLRPYMGGLEKIG; from the coding sequence ATGCTAGATCCGGCCCTGCTTCGCCAACATCCCGCCGACCTTGCCGAGCGCCTGCGCAGCACGCGCAGCTTCTCCCTGGACACTGCGGAACTGGAGTCGCTGGAGAGCGAGCGCAAGCGTATCCAGGTGCGCACGCAGGAGCTGCAGAGCCTGCGTAATTCGAAATCCAAGGCGATCGGGCAGGCCAAGGCCAAGGGCGAAGACGTTGCCGCACTGATGGCCGAGGTGGCCGGCTTCGGCGACGAGCTCAAGGCGTCGGAAGAGGCCCTGGACCGCATTCGCGCCAAGCTGGAAAGCATCGCACTGGGGCTGCCCAATCTGCCGGCCGACGATGTCCCGCACGGCAAGGACGAGGCCGACAACGTGGAGCAGTCGCGCTGGGGCACCCCGCGCAACTTCGACTTTGCGGTCAAGGACCATGTGGAACTCGGCGCGCCGCACGGCTGGCTGGATGGCGAAACCGCCGCCAAGCTCTCGGGCGCACGCTTCACCGTATTGCGCGGGCCGATCGCGCGCCTGCACCGCGCGCTGGCGCAATTCATGCTCGACCTGCACGTCGGCGCGCACGGCTACGAAGAAACCAACGTGCCGCTGCTGGTCAATGCCGATTCGCTGCGCGGCACCGGGCAGTTGCCCAAGTTCGAAGAGGATCTGTTCCAGACCGAAGTGGGCGATTCGCGGCGTTATCTGATCCCCACCTCCGAAGTGCCGCTGACCAACATCGTGCGCGACGAAATCATCGATGCCGAGCGCCTGCCGCTGCGCATGACCGCGCATTCGCTGTGCTTCCGCGCCGAAGCCGGCAGCGGTGGCCGCGATACCCGCGGCATGATCCGCCAGCACCAGTTCGAGAAGGTGGAGCTGGTCACCGCCTGCGCGCCGGAAGACAGCGACGCCGAACACCAGCGCATGACGCGCTGCGCCGAAGTGGTGCTGGAACGGCTCGGCCTGCCGTATCGCAAGGTGCTGCTGTGCACCGGCGACATGGGCTTTTCCGCAATCAAGACCTACGACCTGGAAGTCTGGCTGCCGTCGCAGAACACCTATCGCGAAATTTCTTCGTGCTCCAACTGCGGCGATTTCCAGGCGCGGCGCATGCAGTCGCGCTGGCGCAACCCGGCCAGCGGCAAGCCGGAACTGCTGCATACCCTCAACGGCTCGGGCACGGCGGTGGGCCGGGCGATGATCGCGGTGATGGAAAACTACCAGAACGCCGATGGCTCGATCGATGTGCCGCAGGTGCTGCGTCCGTACATGGGCGGGCTGGAAAAAATCGGTTGA
- a CDS encoding FMN-dependent NADH-azoreductase: MKLLHLDSSALGANSISRELSAAVVAQQRLLHPDLQVSYRDLDQDPIPHLTGQSLAQADAAEAADAEQVMQQFLDADIVVIGAPMYNLSIPSTLKAWIDRIAVAGRTFRYTATGPEGLAGGKRVIIASARGGIYPETGTDFQEPYLRQVFGFLGIDEVSFVRAEGVAFSPQHRSDALAQALASLQQPEEVAA; this comes from the coding sequence ATGAAGCTGCTCCATCTCGATTCCAGCGCCCTGGGCGCCAATTCCATCAGCCGCGAACTCAGTGCTGCCGTGGTGGCGCAGCAGCGCCTGCTTCACCCGGACCTGCAGGTGAGCTACCGCGACCTGGACCAGGACCCGATCCCCCATCTCACCGGCCAGTCGCTGGCGCAGGCCGATGCGGCCGAGGCAGCCGACGCCGAGCAGGTGATGCAGCAGTTTCTGGATGCCGATATCGTGGTGATCGGTGCGCCGATGTACAACCTGAGCATTCCGTCCACGCTGAAGGCGTGGATCGACCGGATCGCGGTGGCCGGGCGCACGTTCCGCTATACCGCCACGGGGCCGGAGGGCTTGGCCGGCGGCAAGCGCGTCATCATCGCCAGTGCGCGTGGCGGCATCTATCCGGAGACGGGCACCGATTTCCAGGAACCGTACCTGCGCCAGGTGTTCGGCTTCCTCGGCATCGACGAGGTGAGCTTCGTGCGTGCGGAAGGGGTTGCCTTTTCGCCGCAGCATCGCAGCGACGCGCTTGCCCAGGCCCTGGCATCGCTGCAGCAGCCGGAAGAAGTGGCGGCCTAG
- a CDS encoding LysR family transcriptional regulator: MDTCAMHDLNDLYYFAMVVDHGGFAAAERALGIPKSRLSRRISQLETDLGVRLLQRSTRRFAVTDVGTSVHRHAQTMLAEAQAAREVVDRLSAEPRGLVRVSVPVSLAQIQLPKLLPEFLAKYPKVRLQLNISNRRVDVINEGYDIALRVRSRLDDDGSLVMRSFGQVQELLVASPKYLDRAGRPKDPSELANHTTMSTSEDEAHQRWELHGPNGEMRRVDLQPRLAGFDFPLLQSMARDGFGITMLPETVCAEAVRSGELEVVLPHWSLPQGICHAVFASRRGLLPAVRVFIDFLAEHLPQEIERSRLDCGGNCAELAEKLKRATGTAARLAVAEAG; this comes from the coding sequence ATGGATACCTGCGCCATGCACGACCTGAATGACCTGTACTACTTCGCGATGGTGGTGGACCACGGCGGCTTCGCCGCAGCCGAGCGCGCGCTCGGCATCCCCAAATCGCGCCTGAGCCGGCGCATCAGCCAGCTCGAAACCGACCTGGGCGTGCGCCTGCTGCAGCGCTCCACGCGCCGTTTCGCGGTCACCGACGTGGGCACCAGCGTGCACCGCCATGCCCAGACCATGTTGGCCGAGGCCCAGGCCGCGCGCGAGGTGGTGGATCGTCTCAGCGCCGAGCCGCGCGGTCTTGTACGTGTGAGCGTTCCTGTCTCGCTCGCGCAGATCCAGTTGCCCAAGCTGCTGCCGGAATTCCTGGCCAAGTACCCCAAGGTGCGGCTGCAGCTCAACATCAGCAACCGCCGCGTCGACGTCATCAATGAAGGCTACGACATCGCCCTGCGGGTACGCTCGCGCCTGGACGACGACGGCAGCCTGGTGATGCGCAGCTTCGGCCAGGTGCAGGAATTGCTGGTGGCCAGCCCCAAATACCTGGACCGCGCCGGCCGTCCCAAGGATCCCAGCGAGCTCGCCAACCACACCACCATGAGCACCAGCGAAGACGAGGCCCATCAGCGCTGGGAACTGCACGGCCCCAACGGCGAAATGCGCCGCGTGGACCTGCAGCCGCGCCTGGCCGGATTCGATTTCCCGCTGCTGCAATCGATGGCGCGCGATGGCTTCGGCATCACCATGTTGCCGGAAACCGTCTGCGCCGAAGCGGTGCGCAGCGGCGAACTGGAAGTGGTGCTGCCGCACTGGTCGCTGCCGCAAGGCATCTGCCACGCCGTGTTTGCCTCGCGTCGCGGCCTGCTGCCGGCCGTGCGGGTGTTCATCGACTTCCTGGCCGAACACCTGCCGCAGGAAATCGAACGCTCGCGCCTGGACTGCGGCGGCAACTGCGCCGAACTGGCCGAGAAGCTCAAGCGTGCCACCGGCACGGCGGCGCGCCTGGCGGTAGCCGAGGCAGGCTGA